Proteins found in one Ctenopharyngodon idella isolate HZGC_01 chromosome 16, HZGC01, whole genome shotgun sequence genomic segment:
- the si:dkey-7j14.5 gene encoding uncharacterized protein si:dkey-7j14.5 isoform X1 produces MSLYASQIKAFKRAEPKTLGAIEIIIGVLTVILSSVVYKLHYHIQREIIILIINGAQLVITGVVLVHTGRKPTKCLVLTTIVLQLLTAAFDIVGFGLMARHIPFRGESYYYRDTEWCCDPLHSVWACCGEGEKGGHKEFLVNGILGTLIGFLVLACIIGLVVSLFGVYALSVSAIKELTPIPHSTANQYYGAGVQAQNMIHAGN; encoded by the exons ATGTCGCTGTACGCGTCTCAGATTAAAGCTTTTAAACGCGCAGAACCCAAGACACTTGGC GCTATTGAGATCATAATTGGAGTGTTGACTGTCATATTGAGCTCAGTTGTGTATAAGCTGCACTATCATATCCAGCGGGAaatcatcatcctcatcatcaACGGTGCTCAG CTTGTCATAACTGGTGTTGTCCTGGTGCACACTGGGAGGAAGCCAACTAAATGTCTG GTGCTGACAACTATTGTTCTGCAGCTACTAACAGCAGCATTTGATATTGTTGGATTTGGGCTCATGGCCAGACACATCCCATTCAGAGGAGAGTCATACTACTACAGGGACACAGAG TGGTGTTGTGACCCACTTCACTCTGTTTGGGCTTGCTGTGGAGAAGGAGAGAAAGGGGGACATAAAGAG TTCTTAGTGAATGGGATCTTGGGAACACTGATCGGTTTCCTGGTGCTAGCATGTATCATTGGTTTGGTTGTGTCTCTTTTTGGGGTCTACGCCCTTTCTGTTAGTGCCATTAAG GAGCTGACGCCCATCCCTCACTCTACAGCAAACCAATATTATGGTGCTGGCGTTCAGGCCCAGAATATGATCCATGCTGGAAACTGA
- the si:dkey-7j14.5 gene encoding uncharacterized protein si:dkey-7j14.5 isoform X2, whose translation MSLYASQIKAFKRAEPKTLGAIEIIIGVLTVILSSVVYKLHYHIQREIIILIINGAQLVITGVVLVHTGRKPTKCLVLTTIVLQLLTAAFDIVGFGLMARHIPFRGESYYYRDTEFLVNGILGTLIGFLVLACIIGLVVSLFGVYALSVSAIKELTPIPHSTANQYYGAGVQAQNMIHAGN comes from the exons ATGTCGCTGTACGCGTCTCAGATTAAAGCTTTTAAACGCGCAGAACCCAAGACACTTGGC GCTATTGAGATCATAATTGGAGTGTTGACTGTCATATTGAGCTCAGTTGTGTATAAGCTGCACTATCATATCCAGCGGGAaatcatcatcctcatcatcaACGGTGCTCAG CTTGTCATAACTGGTGTTGTCCTGGTGCACACTGGGAGGAAGCCAACTAAATGTCTG GTGCTGACAACTATTGTTCTGCAGCTACTAACAGCAGCATTTGATATTGTTGGATTTGGGCTCATGGCCAGACACATCCCATTCAGAGGAGAGTCATACTACTACAGGGACACAGAG TTCTTAGTGAATGGGATCTTGGGAACACTGATCGGTTTCCTGGTGCTAGCATGTATCATTGGTTTGGTTGTGTCTCTTTTTGGGGTCTACGCCCTTTCTGTTAGTGCCATTAAG GAGCTGACGCCCATCCCTCACTCTACAGCAAACCAATATTATGGTGCTGGCGTTCAGGCCCAGAATATGATCCATGCTGGAAACTGA